From the genome of Acidobacteriota bacterium, one region includes:
- a CDS encoding type II toxin-antitoxin system RelE/ParE family toxin, with amino-acid sequence MPAYFYRTDGGREPVREWLRSLHPVDRKIIGEDIKDVEYSFPIGISLVRSLGRGLWEVRSNLTGGKIGRVIFCIEESRMVLLNGFIKKSRKTPRREIDLALRRKQGKER; translated from the coding sequence TTGCCCGCATATTTTTACCGGACCGACGGCGGTCGAGAGCCAGTTCGCGAGTGGCTCCGGAGCCTTCACCCAGTTGATCGGAAGATCATCGGCGAGGACATCAAAGATGTCGAGTACTCTTTTCCGATCGGTATTTCGCTCGTGCGCTCGCTGGGTCGCGGCCTCTGGGAAGTCCGTAGCAATCTGACCGGTGGCAAGATAGGACGGGTGATCTTCTGCATTGAAGAGAGCCGAATGGTGCTGCTGAACGGATTTATCAAGAAGAGCCGGAAGACACCGCGTAGGGAAATCGATTTGGCGCTCAGACGCAAACAGGGAAAGGAACGATGA